In Ptychodera flava strain L36383 chromosome 17, AS_Pfla_20210202, whole genome shotgun sequence, one genomic interval encodes:
- the LOC139116363 gene encoding uncharacterized protein gives MENNPIPKFECYSDPSTLWPRSTRWLTSFELYADGKGLILDENASAATKQRQRALLLHLAGPDVQDIFSTLSNTGSATEYSEAVTALNTFFVPKVHPAFARQTFHQIVQKQGETVLQFVTRLRKAAKDCNFGVDNDNQIRDAVLDKCSPDYVRRILLEEGTGLTLTHTLQIADQCEKVEVQMAALSVKRGDTETVNRLTERNGHPHRPKKRGKDIETRAWKEKTCYRCGSMGHFELWPVVGKNARFTLLKLSCYGDSNKYGRQPAATIPSVFTGVGKLKTKQESLHIDPTLEPVAQPLRRTPFNLRDKVEVKTNELLNLDIIEPVDGPTPWVNPVVVVPKSGNDIRLCIDMQRANEAIIRGRHPIPTVDELLQNMNGSKVFSKLDLKWGYHQLELTQESREITTFATHKGLYR, from the exons ATGGAGAATAATCCAATCCCAAAATTTGAGTGCTACTCAGACCCGTCGACACTTTGGCCTCGCTCAACACGATGGCTGACATCCTTTGAGCTGTATGCGGACGGAAAAGGGCTAATACTCGACGAGAATGCCTCAGCCGCTACAAAACAAAGGCAAAGAGCACTGTTATTGCATTTAGCCGGTCCAGATGTACAGGACATTTTCTCAACTCTATCAAACACGGGAAGCGCCACAGAGTACAGTGAAGCTGTGACTGCGTTAAACACCTTCTTTGTGCCCAAAGTACACCCAGCATTTGCCAGACAGACATTTCACCAAATCGTACAAAAGCAAGGTGAGACAGTACTTCAATTTGTTACTCGTCTGAGAAAGGCCGCCAAAGACTGCAATTTTGGCGTGGACAATGACAACCAAATCAGGGATGCAGTGTTAGATAAATGCTCACCAGATTACGTACGTCGGATATTACTGGAAGAAGGTACTGGATtgacactaacacacacacttCAAATAGCAGATCAGTGTGAGAAAGTGGAAGTACAAATGGCTGCACTTTCAGTAAAGAGGGGAGACACAGAAACCGTCAACAGACTCACTGAGAGAAACGGACACCCTCATAGACCTAAGAAACGGGGCAAAGATATAGAAACAAgagcatggaaagagaaaacatGTTACCGCTGTGGGTCAATGGGACACTTtgagctatggccagtagttggtaaaaatgcacgtttcacattgttgaagctatcgtgctatgggga CAGTAACAAATATGGCAGACAGCCTGCAGCAACAATACCCAGTGTGTTCACTGGTGTGGGAAAACTCAAAACCAAACAAGAGAGTCTCCACATTGACCCAACTTTAGAGCCTGTAGCACAGCCTCTAAGACGAACACCGTTCAACTTGAGAGACAAGGTAGAGGTAAAGACTAATGAGCTGCTTAACTTGGACATAATTGAACCAGTCGATGGACCTACACCTTGGGTAAACCCAGTCGTTGTCGTACCCAAATCAGGAAATGACATCAGACTATGCATAGACATGCAAAGAGCCAATGAGGCAATCATACGCGGCAGACACCCTATCCCCACAGTGGATGAACTTCTACAAAATATGAACGGTTCAAAAGTATTCAGCAAATTGGACCTAAAATGGGGTTATCACCAGCTGGAGCTTACCCAAGAATCTCGTGAGATTACTACATTTGCCACACACAAAGGACTGTATCGATAA